In Actinomycetota bacterium, one genomic interval encodes:
- a CDS encoding SufD family Fe-S cluster assembly protein gives MTKLPKWRRESIKRAEAAREKRAKLGPDVDIDKFEREAPNHPTVSTPGELPQEIQEAARMVGIDSNEAMRLGTFFQCDHSVIVARTQKGIPGVEIMGMNQALEEYDWLADYWWKAVPVDMDKYTAMAEINQTEGYFIRTEPGARLTLPVQACLFMGSYGILQCPHNVVIAEEDSELHIITGCTIHPSVDFGMHIGVSEFYIKKGATITFTMIHGWAPKIEVRPRTGAVIERGGTFLSNYVCFRPVKTLQMYPVAYCQGDDSKARYHTLIYGCRDSFIDVGNRAVLKARGAKAEVTTRAIARDSSQIIARGHLVGERTETRAHLDCRGLLLSEKARIHAIPELEGKVEGCDLSHEAAVGKIEEEQLYYLMSRGLNEEQATSLIVRGFLDPEIPDLPDHLKREIRRIVQLTAEKVL, from the coding sequence ATGACCAAGTTACCCAAGTGGAGAAGAGAATCCATCAAAAGAGCTGAAGCGGCAAGAGAGAAGCGGGCAAAACTTGGTCCCGATGTGGATATCGATAAATTCGAAAGGGAAGCCCCAAATCATCCCACAGTTTCAACTCCTGGGGAGCTTCCCCAGGAAATTCAAGAGGCCGCGAGGATGGTTGGAATCGATTCCAATGAAGCCATGCGTTTGGGAACCTTCTTTCAGTGTGATCATTCCGTTATCGTTGCCCGGACTCAGAAGGGTATTCCCGGTGTAGAGATAATGGGCATGAACCAGGCTTTGGAGGAATATGACTGGCTTGCCGATTATTGGTGGAAGGCTGTTCCCGTAGACATGGATAAATACACGGCCATGGCTGAAATCAATCAAACCGAGGGCTACTTCATTCGAACCGAACCGGGTGCAAGGCTCACCCTACCGGTGCAAGCATGTCTATTCATGGGAAGCTATGGAATACTGCAATGTCCCCATAATGTCGTCATCGCTGAGGAGGATTCCGAGTTGCACATCATCACCGGCTGCACAATCCATCCATCGGTTGATTTCGGCATGCACATCGGTGTTTCCGAGTTTTACATCAAGAAGGGAGCCACCATCACCTTCACCATGATTCACGGCTGGGCACCCAAAATCGAGGTCAGACCGAGAACGGGTGCCGTCATTGAAAGAGGCGGAACATTTTTAAGCAATTACGTCTGCTTTCGCCCAGTGAAGACCCTCCAGATGTATCCCGTAGCTTATTGCCAAGGAGACGATAGTAAAGCCAGATATCATACCCTAATCTACGGGTGCAGGGATTCCTTCATTGATGTGGGGAATCGGGCGGTTCTCAAAGCTAGAGGAGCAAAAGCTGAGGTAACCACACGGGCCATTGCTAGGGATTCCTCTCAAATAATCGCCCGGGGACATCTGGTCGGTGAGCGCACTGAAACTAGAGCTCATCTCGATTGTCGAGGTCTACTCCTTTCCGAAAAAGCCAGGATTCATGCCATTCCGGAGTTAGAAGGAAAAGTCGAGGGGTGTGATCTTTCTCACGAGGCAGCCGTGGGAAAGATCGAAGAGGAGCAATTATATTACCTGATGTCGAGAGGCTTAAACGAGGAGCAGGCAACCTCCCTAATTGTGCGAGGCTTTTTAGATCCCGAGATACCGGATCTCCCTGATCACTTAAAGCGGGAAATCAGGAGAATCGTACAACTCACAGCCGAGAAAGTGCTTTAG
- the sufC gene encoding Fe-S cluster assembly ATPase SufC: protein MSLLEIKDLTVTVSGKEILTNVNFTVEEGEVHVLMGPNASGKTTLIMTILGYPNYKVTRGKIIFNGIDLQDKPIYERVKMGISIAFQTPPEIRGVKLRDLIRIAAGKDPWDPLKEERETLATALLSKVGLDPETFWIRDVNVGFSGGEKKRSELAQVFAANPKLMILDEPDSGVDIVSLKTLGIDLGEYIREKRCASLVVTHYRHILPYIRPHRASVMCNGRIVASGDPYEIFSKIEEKGYCEYLEICPPEMKRLVEREERR from the coding sequence GTGAGCTTACTAGAGATAAAGGATTTAACCGTTACCGTTTCCGGTAAGGAGATTTTGACCAATGTGAACTTCACAGTTGAAGAGGGAGAAGTTCATGTCCTCATGGGACCAAATGCTTCTGGGAAGACGACTCTGATCATGACCATCCTTGGATATCCCAATTACAAGGTGACCAGGGGAAAAATCATCTTTAACGGGATTGATCTTCAGGACAAACCCATTTATGAACGAGTGAAGATGGGAATCTCCATCGCTTTTCAAACTCCTCCCGAGATCAGAGGGGTTAAACTGAGGGACTTGATCAGAATCGCTGCTGGAAAGGATCCCTGGGATCCCCTAAAGGAGGAGCGGGAAACCTTGGCTACTGCCCTTTTATCCAAAGTTGGACTCGATCCTGAGACCTTTTGGATTCGAGATGTCAATGTAGGCTTCTCGGGAGGAGAAAAAAAACGGTCGGAGTTAGCCCAGGTCTTTGCGGCTAATCCGAAACTCATGATCCTGGATGAACCGGACTCCGGAGTGGATATCGTCTCTTTAAAAACTTTGGGGATTGACCTTGGTGAATACATCAGGGAGAAGAGATGTGCCTCTCTGGTCGTCACCCATTATCGACATATTCTTCCCTACATCAGGCCACATAGAGCCTCGGTGATGTGTAATGGACGGATCGTTGCCAGCGGGGATCCCTATGAGATATTTTCAAAGATTGAGGAAAAGGGCTATTGTGAGTACCTTGAAATTTGTCCACCCGAGATGAAAAGGTTGGTTGAGAGGGAGGAGAGACGATGA
- the mnmA gene encoding tRNA 2-thiouridine(34) synthase MnmA has translation MTERVIVAMSGGVDSSITAALLKQWGYEVMGITMEIWPSPKIAQGVDRFGGCCSLKAIGDAHRVADHLNIPHYTLNFREAFAQKVINYFCREYARGRTPNPCIKCNQHIKFGILLEKAKEFGADFIATGHYARIEFNSFKGRYILKKGVDSTKDQSYVLYTLTQEKLPHILLPLGNFTKDETRRLAVKLGLPVAGTKESQEICFIPDGDYGKFLKGYMEAAPAGRPAYRTGRRAINPGPILDSQGNILGKHRGILFYTIGQRKGLRISGKEPLYVVSIDGERNALIVGPSRDLYRQELVAEEVNYISVEKLVRPMSVTVKIRYKAEGAPATIIPLEGDKVRVRFKEPQRAITPGQAAVFYDGNIVVGGGTISGYIREGRGK, from the coding sequence ATGACCGAGAGGGTCATCGTGGCTATGAGTGGAGGTGTGGATAGTTCCATCACCGCTGCATTACTCAAGCAATGGGGCTACGAAGTGATGGGAATAACCATGGAAATCTGGCCATCCCCAAAAATTGCCCAGGGGGTGGATAGATTTGGCGGATGTTGCTCACTCAAAGCGATAGGAGATGCGCACCGGGTGGCCGATCATCTGAATATTCCTCATTACACCTTGAACTTCAGGGAAGCATTCGCTCAAAAGGTGATCAACTACTTTTGCCGAGAATATGCTCGTGGTCGAACTCCAAATCCCTGCATAAAGTGCAATCAGCATATAAAGTTCGGTATTCTCCTTGAGAAAGCCAAGGAGTTTGGGGCGGATTTTATTGCCACTGGCCATTACGCAAGGATCGAATTCAATAGCTTTAAAGGAAGATATATTCTAAAAAAAGGTGTCGATTCCACGAAGGATCAATCATATGTCCTATACACCTTGACCCAAGAGAAGCTCCCCCATATTCTATTGCCTTTGGGAAATTTCACCAAAGATGAAACGCGACGTCTTGCTGTAAAGCTTGGCTTACCCGTTGCGGGTACGAAGGAAAGCCAGGAGATTTGTTTCATCCCAGACGGAGATTACGGGAAGTTTTTAAAAGGATATATGGAAGCCGCGCCTGCTGGCAGGCCCGCCTACCGGACGGGCAGGCGGGCCATCAATCCCGGTCCCATTCTCGACTCTCAGGGGAATATCCTAGGGAAGCATAGGGGGATACTCTTTTATACCATTGGGCAGCGCAAGGGTCTGCGTATTTCAGGTAAGGAGCCACTCTATGTGGTCAGCATCGACGGGGAGAGAAATGCTCTCATCGTGGGTCCTTCAAGGGATTTATATCGGCAAGAGCTCGTAGCCGAGGAGGTAAACTACATATCGGTGGAGAAATTAGTAAGACCAATGAGTGTTACGGTCAAGATTAGATATAAAGCGGAGGGAGCCCCGGCAACCATCATTCCCCTAGAAGGAGATAAGGTTCGGGTGAGATTTAAAGAACCTCAAAGGGCAATCACGCCCGGTCAGGCTGCGGTATTTTACGATGGAAATATCGTTGTGGGCGGAGGAACAATTTCTGGATATATCAGAGAGGGGAGAGGGAAGTGA
- a CDS encoding Ppx/GppA phosphatase family protein, whose product MNFASIDIGTNSIRLLIAELDSLGRLRWLLRKAVITRLGEGVDRNGFINQAAMDRTLEVLLDYKELLKEYGTNRVKVAATSAVRDARNARDFLMQIRRKIGFDVNILTGRREAELTFLGATYILRQSPIRAPVWATFDHRPIVVIDIGGGSTELILGRLEKTPKISEIFSLDIGCVRLTEMFLRSDPPSDREVEALQRFVTETSREVLVKMRAEKELVAVGVAGTITTLSAIDQNMEVYDSDKIHGSKLPVNRVEEILGRLKSLPLERRKEIKGLEPARADVIIAGALILLGILKGIGLSEVIVSECDILDGLILSLVKGQG is encoded by the coding sequence GTGAATTTTGCCTCCATCGATATTGGCACCAATTCCATCCGCCTTCTCATCGCCGAACTCGATTCCCTCGGTCGTTTGAGATGGCTGCTTAGGAAGGCGGTAATCACGCGTCTGGGTGAGGGTGTGGATCGAAATGGATTCATCAATCAAGCTGCAATGGATCGCACCCTTGAAGTACTTCTGGACTATAAGGAGCTCTTGAAAGAATATGGTACCAACCGGGTTAAAGTCGCAGCAACCAGTGCTGTGAGGGATGCCCGAAATGCAAGGGATTTTTTGATGCAAATTAGGAGAAAAATCGGTTTCGATGTGAATATCCTCACGGGCAGACGTGAGGCGGAACTCACCTTTCTCGGCGCCACCTACATCCTTCGTCAATCGCCCATACGGGCGCCTGTCTGGGCGACTTTCGACCATCGACCGATCGTGGTCATCGACATTGGAGGAGGAAGCACCGAACTTATCCTGGGAAGACTCGAAAAAACCCCAAAAATTTCGGAGATTTTTAGCTTGGACATCGGCTGTGTTAGATTGACTGAGATGTTTTTAAGGAGCGATCCACCATCGGATCGAGAGGTCGAAGCCCTTCAAAGATTTGTCACGGAAACCTCGCGAGAAGTTCTAGTGAAAATGAGGGCTGAAAAAGAATTGGTGGCCGTGGGAGTGGCCGGCACCATCACCACTCTTTCGGCTATAGATCAGAATATGGAGGTTTACGACTCGGATAAAATCCATGGATCGAAGTTACCCGTTAATCGAGTGGAAGAAATATTGGGGAGGTTGAAGAGTCTTCCCCTGGAACGGCGAAAAGAGATCAAGGGCTTGGAACCAGCTCGAGCCGATGTCATCATCGCTGGAGCCCTCATCCTTCTGGGGATTCTCAAGGGCATTGGTCTAAGCGAGGTAATCGTCAGTGAATGTGATATCTTGGATGGTTTGATCCTCTCGTTAGTTAAGGGTCAGGGTTAA
- a CDS encoding DUF501 domain-containing protein, whose product MNKPSLKYQLGIINSGIKVSERVLLNFHLEMKGNLFKEKEIITSQLRRPPQGLLGVAKHCFKGRPLVILTNPILEDKTPFPTVFWLTCPVLIKEVAKLESEGWIDCFQALLDKDEELYQKFVQAHESYRLFRKQLLFPASRMSLSPAKERVLLKTGVGGVRDFGKIKCLHAHYAHFLATGINPIGELIHKKIGEISSCQNECESE is encoded by the coding sequence ATGAATAAACCGAGCTTAAAGTATCAACTGGGTATAATAAATAGTGGGATAAAAGTATCCGAGAGGGTACTTTTAAACTTTCATTTGGAGATGAAGGGAAATTTGTTTAAGGAGAAAGAAATTATAACCAGCCAACTTAGACGACCACCTCAAGGGCTGCTGGGGGTGGCAAAACATTGCTTCAAAGGACGTCCCTTAGTTATCCTCACCAACCCAATTTTGGAGGATAAAACGCCCTTTCCCACCGTTTTTTGGCTCACGTGTCCGGTTTTAATTAAAGAGGTCGCAAAGCTTGAGAGCGAGGGGTGGATCGATTGCTTCCAAGCTTTACTGGATAAGGACGAAGAACTATATCAAAAATTTGTTCAGGCCCATGAGAGTTACCGCCTCTTTCGCAAACAGCTCCTTTTCCCGGCAAGTAGAATGTCCCTATCACCAGCAAAGGAAAGGGTCCTCTTAAAAACCGGCGTGGGTGGAGTACGCGATTTTGGGAAGATAAAGTGCCTCCATGCCCATTACGCACACTTTTTGGCCACTGGGATCAATCCCATTGGGGAGTTGATTCACAAGAAGATCGGTGAGATAAGCTCCTGTCAGAATGAGTGTGAGTCGGAGTGA
- a CDS encoding septum formation initiator family protein, whose amino-acid sequence MRYRKTRAKKGTKPSQKGLKIRRLKPRTRFSVIRSHIVLVTIIVLMLLWALYPLKERLEQKRESERLRENIAELRAKNKALKEEIARLKTDDYIEQLARKDLGLIKPGESAYLVVPPKEDEARTESVKPKKRKKNSPSFWERIKIFWKIFPPNLPFLTYLP is encoded by the coding sequence ATGCGATACCGGAAAACGAGGGCAAAAAAGGGAACCAAGCCATCACAGAAGGGTTTAAAGATCCGAAGATTAAAGCCCAGAACGAGGTTTAGCGTTATAAGATCCCACATCGTTCTGGTTACCATTATTGTTCTCATGCTTCTATGGGCTCTTTATCCCTTGAAAGAAAGATTGGAGCAAAAGCGAGAGTCGGAGAGATTACGGGAAAATATAGCCGAACTCAGGGCGAAGAATAAGGCATTGAAGGAGGAAATCGCCCGCCTCAAAACCGATGACTACATAGAGCAACTCGCTCGAAAGGATTTAGGACTCATTAAGCCGGGTGAGAGCGCTTATTTGGTTGTTCCCCCGAAAGAGGATGAGGCGCGAACGGAATCCGTCAAACCAAAGAAGAGGAAGAAAAACTCACCTAGTTTTTGGGAGAGAATAAAGATTTTTTGGAAAATTTTTCCTCCAAATCTTCCCTTCTTGACATACCTTCCTTAA
- the pyk gene encoding pyruvate kinase has product MRRTKIVCTIGPASQSPKILKELMLAGMNIARLNLSYGSKEYHSRNISNLRRIAKELGIPIAILIDLQGPKIRIGGIHAGKVHLKAGSQFTLTARRVPGDQERVSINFPQILKDISPRDTIFIDDGLIQLLVKEKTESDVKCEVIAGGELSPRKGVNLPDVTVSVPSITQKDKEDLFFGLDRGVDWVALSFVRKAEDVLALKKLIEERGASIPVMAKIEKHEAVKNIDEIIEVSDGIMVARGDLGVEISTEEVPIVQKRIINGAIRAGKPVITATQMLDSMVRSPRPTRAEASDVANAIFDGTDAVMLSGETAVGSYPIESVRIMAKLIERAESVLDYAGLLEAKSRWVHATTADAIAFAACHLASILRAKAIITSTQSGYTARQVSKYRPGAPIIAVSPNPEVTRRLLLSWGVVPLKVRPSENIDDMLSLAVDATVKARLVKRGDTVIITAGVLVNVPGTTNLIKVHRVE; this is encoded by the coding sequence ATGCGTCGCACCAAGATTGTTTGCACCATAGGTCCAGCCAGCCAAAGTCCAAAAATCTTAAAAGAACTCATGCTAGCCGGAATGAATATCGCCCGCCTTAATCTCTCCTATGGCTCCAAGGAGTACCATTCGAGAAATATCTCCAACCTACGCCGGATCGCAAAGGAACTCGGTATTCCCATAGCCATTTTGATCGACCTACAGGGACCGAAGATTCGAATCGGTGGAATTCACGCCGGGAAAGTTCATCTCAAGGCAGGCTCACAATTTACCCTCACCGCTCGACGAGTTCCAGGTGATCAGGAAAGGGTTTCCATCAATTTCCCGCAAATCCTTAAGGATATTTCACCTAGGGATACAATTTTCATAGATGATGGACTCATTCAACTCCTGGTCAAAGAAAAGACGGAGAGCGATGTTAAATGTGAGGTGATTGCCGGAGGTGAGCTTTCTCCCCGTAAGGGTGTTAATCTTCCCGATGTCACGGTGAGTGTACCCTCCATAACCCAGAAGGATAAGGAAGATCTATTTTTTGGTCTAGACCGGGGTGTGGATTGGGTGGCTCTATCCTTCGTGAGGAAGGCGGAGGATGTCTTGGCCTTGAAGAAGCTCATCGAGGAGAGGGGCGCTTCCATACCGGTTATGGCAAAGATAGAAAAGCATGAGGCTGTGAAAAACATCGATGAGATAATAGAGGTCTCGGATGGGATCATGGTGGCAAGGGGAGATTTGGGGGTGGAGATTTCCACCGAGGAAGTCCCCATCGTTCAGAAGAGGATAATAAATGGGGCCATTAGAGCCGGGAAACCGGTGATCACTGCGACGCAGATGCTCGATTCGATGGTGAGATCCCCCCGTCCCACGCGCGCTGAGGCAAGTGACGTGGCCAATGCCATTTTCGATGGGACAGATGCCGTTATGCTCTCGGGGGAGACGGCCGTGGGGAGCTATCCCATCGAGAGCGTGCGAATCATGGCCAAATTGATTGAGAGGGCGGAATCGGTCCTCGATTATGCGGGATTACTTGAGGCGAAGAGTCGTTGGGTGCACGCCACCACCGCCGATGCAATCGCCTTCGCCGCCTGCCACCTGGCCAGTATCCTCAGGGCCAAAGCAATTATCACCTCAACTCAATCCGGGTATACCGCGCGACAGGTCTCCAAATATCGTCCAGGGGCACCAATCATCGCCGTAAGTCCCAACCCCGAGGTCACCCGCCGGCTTTTGCTTTCCTGGGGTGTGGTTCCATTGAAGGTGAGACCGAGTGAAAATATCGATGATATGTTGAGTTTGGCCGTGGATGCAACGGTAAAAGCCAGATTGGTTAAGAGGGGAGATACGGTGATCATAACCGCCGGTGTTCTGGTGAACGTTCCCGGAACCACAAATTTGATAAAAGTCCATCGGGTGGAGTAA
- the eno gene encoding phosphopyruvate hydratase, translated as MVAITGVFAREILDSRGNPTVEVEVFLEDGSWGRFAVPSGASTGTFEALELRDDDSDRYLGKGVLKARCNVNEIIAPAIVGMDALAQREIDLKLIHLDGTENKSKLGANAILGVSMAVAKAAANALDIPLYEYIGGPNAHILPIPMMNILNGGRHADNNLDIQEFMVIPVGADCFREALRMGVEIFHHLKRFLKGKNLSTSVGDEGGFAPNLQSNEEAIKVILEAIDGAGYTPGKEIYLALDSAASEFYRRGRYILAGEGKQFSPNEMVDYYRDLVKEYPIISIEDGMAEEDWDGWKLLTDKLGDRIQIVGDDLFVTNVKRLQRGVKGGVANSILIKLNQIGTLTEAIETINVAQRSKFTTVISHRSGETEDTSIADIAVATNAGQIKTGAPSRTDRVCKYNQLLRIEERLGDAAEYPGVNAFYNISL; from the coding sequence GTGGTAGCAATAACCGGAGTTTTTGCTAGAGAGATCCTAGATTCGCGAGGAAACCCCACCGTTGAGGTGGAAGTTTTTTTAGAGGATGGTTCATGGGGGAGATTCGCCGTTCCCTCCGGGGCTTCCACGGGAACCTTTGAGGCTTTAGAGCTTCGAGATGATGACAGCGATAGATATTTGGGGAAAGGGGTACTCAAGGCGAGATGCAACGTAAATGAGATAATCGCCCCGGCCATAGTGGGAATGGATGCTCTGGCTCAACGAGAAATAGATCTTAAACTCATACATTTGGACGGCACGGAGAACAAGAGTAAATTGGGAGCAAATGCGATTTTGGGCGTATCCATGGCCGTTGCAAAGGCGGCTGCCAATGCTTTGGACATTCCCCTCTATGAATACATCGGAGGACCAAATGCCCACATTTTGCCCATTCCCATGATGAATATCTTAAATGGAGGAAGGCATGCCGATAACAATCTCGACATCCAGGAATTCATGGTAATACCCGTGGGTGCTGATTGTTTTAGAGAAGCTCTTCGAATGGGAGTGGAAATCTTTCACCATCTCAAAAGGTTCTTAAAGGGCAAAAACTTGAGTACATCGGTGGGAGATGAGGGGGGATTTGCACCAAACCTTCAGTCTAACGAGGAGGCAATCAAAGTCATTCTGGAGGCCATCGATGGGGCGGGTTATACTCCGGGCAAGGAAATCTACCTGGCTTTAGACTCCGCCGCCTCCGAGTTCTACCGAAGAGGAAGATATATTCTCGCCGGGGAGGGCAAACAGTTCTCTCCAAATGAAATGGTGGACTACTATCGAGATTTGGTAAAAGAGTATCCCATCATCTCCATTGAGGACGGGATGGCCGAAGAGGACTGGGATGGCTGGAAATTGTTGACGGATAAATTGGGCGATAGGATCCAAATAGTCGGCGATGATCTCTTTGTAACAAATGTAAAACGGTTGCAAAGAGGGGTAAAAGGGGGAGTTGCCAACTCCATACTCATTAAGCTCAATCAGATCGGCACCTTAACGGAGGCCATCGAGACCATAAATGTGGCCCAAAGGTCCAAATTTACGACGGTTATTTCTCACCGGTCTGGCGAAACTGAGGATACGTCCATCGCCGATATCGCGGTGGCTACAAACGCCGGGCAAATAAAGACGGGCGCTCCCTCCCGCACCGATAGGGTTTGTAAATATAATCAGTTGCTTCGAATCGAGGAAAGGCTGGGAGATGCGGCGGAATATCCGGGCGTGAATGCCTTCTATAACATCAGTTTATAG